The window GAACCACAAACACTAGCATTTCCAGGTTTACGCCTCACAGCATGATAACACAAATGGTCGGCGGCCAGTGCCAGGACTAATTCATATGAAGGTGATACTTTCAAGGCAAACTGGCGCCACATTTATCTGTAGTATACATATGAGAGGGTGACTCTTCACTAAGAAACTAACCTTATTTTTGGGGGGAAGATGATATGGAGAAGTTATAGAAGGAAATATCTGTCTCATGTATGAAGAAAGCTTCaggtttgggccgtccatgataaaGCATAAGaccctctttgatttgcaggattttcaaaacgcgggaataggacaaATACAGGATTTGAGTGGCATgtccacttgaatcctataggattaccATAGAGTGTTTGATGCtacaggaaaaacaaaggaattgaaaaaagaggttggagtggatgctagattttcAATGAAATGTAGTACACTTGATTCCATAGAAAAAAAACCTATAGGACtcaatcctgtgaatcaaacgaCAAACATAGGAAAAAACCCTAGGGATTCTAACCCTCCAAAAATCCCAcggaattcctttgaatcaaaggagccctaaatGTGATGGAGCACTTCCCTGGTTCATACTCAGATAAAAGGATATCGTTGTGTGATAGATGCCATGCGAGTTATTTTCCTCTGCCATGTTGACATTCACATGAAAACTAAGGTTTTTGAAATGTTAAATATATCTAAAGGGAGTGGTTGTGGACATGCAACGCCAGATCACGATCCAAGCATGCACAAATATGGAAATCCAATCTATAGTCTCGTTCAAAACTTACCAGGATACCAACATAGTGACTGATGGCATAATGACTCGTGCTTCTCAGATGCCATGGTCTTGCGGCCACATCAAGGCATCAAGGTTCCACCCGGTAGTCCACAAAGGTTCCAGAACCTGAGTCCCAGGCAAGCTCAAAGGGTAAACGCTCAATGCTGGAGATGCAACTCCACGACGATTAGATTGCATTCAGCATATAGTATCATGCATTCATAGTGTGCCATAAGATCCAGTAATCCATCCGCAAACGGCATTTATTTGAAAAGTAGTATATGACAAATATTCACCACTAAACGAAaaacacaagagaaaacacaaGCAAGCTTGAGCAGAGTTGCAAACCATAAGCGCAACTTGTCTCGATCAGGTCCTCTAGGTTCGAGAACCGAGGCTTCAGAAATGTTTGCAACAAAGGCTTGCAGAGTTCAGAGGTGTTCACTAAACTACAAAGAGTAAAACCACGGCAGAGttgtagctgcagtccagcacgcaAATCTACTCAAGATAATCATCGTCTGAGATGCCACCTACATCATCCTCATGATCATCGTCTGAGATGCCACCTACATCATGCATGTAATGTACAGGCTCCAGAAGTGCACTCACTACTACTGCTCTGTGATTCATCTGCCTGTATCTATCAACAAGATAGTGCCACTCCGGCGAGTCTTTGGTATCATCTTGCAAAAAGTCATCGATGGATAGGTCTTTGGCACCCGGTAAGTACTTGAGGATTGAATAACCTTCAGGATCCGAGATGTCAACCATGAAAAGTGGTGAGAGTGAACGCCCCATCACTTCAGCATGGCAAACACTGTTACATGCAAAAGGGAGAAAAGATACTGATGTTTCAGCATTTCTAATTTACATCATTTCGGGTTTACAAGGCTGATACGCATTTTGAAGCCATCTTTGACCAGCAATTTCACTACCAAAATATTAATCATATGCCATAATAAATGTATCATCGAATTTGCATTCTAAAAAAGATTTAACGATATAATTTTTATGGCAAACAACTCATATACTATTGGTCTAATTGACGGTCAAAATAAATCTCAAAATGCATACAGGCCTTGTAAACCTAAAAGGAGCGAGTATGCAAGGAAAAAGACCTAAATTGAGCAAACTTTACTACAGGATTCAGATTACCACTTTATAATATTATGCAAGAAACTGACAAGTGCATCTTCTAAATGCTACAGTACAAGCACCACAAAAACAATATATGCACCATGATGAAGTGTGAGGACAAAGTTGCAGACAATCATTATTTAATAGAAATAAGTTCCTGACGTgcacaatttcattcttcatggtgCAGTGAACGAGTATTAAGTTTTGCATTTCCACTAGCAGCCTGAGACTGGAGTTACATCAAGCCTCTGAATTTGGATCATCATGCCATTTTTGCAAAAGCTAATCATGCCATATTCAACTTACCATATGTAGTACATATCATCTGCTTCTTGTTTCTGTACTCTGCCCAAGAGTTCAATCATCACCGCACCACCAATGCAAAGGACTGGGCGTGGGAGCTTGAAGGATTGTAGTTCGTTTTTCTATCACACCACAAATAGATGGTATCATAAGGTCATCGCTATATCCAATATCAACCAACATGCTAATTTGCTAGACCATGGCTAGGAGAACTAAAAAGATTACATCATTAGTGGATCTCGTAATCACAAACTACTGACTAGTTATTTGTCCTAAACATGAGAAATTCTGGCTAAGTGGAGTATAAGAGTTCTTTGACTGAAAAAAGTAACTATGCAAAGTCTCATGGTAGAATTTCCCCATCGATTTGTAGATATATGTCAACAATAAAAGGATGCACCAACTCACCTGTAACATAGGGAACTCTGGCGAAGTGTAAGTCCACATATATTTTTCATCAGTATTTACCATCTTATTCTCATAATCATCCATTACAAACGTCTCTGATCCTCGCGGAAGCTTGTAATGGCCCATCCGAAATCGCACCATCTTTGAAGAGTATATAGGGTCACCATCCTGAAAAAAGGCTGGCAATTCGAAGCAAAGGGGCATATAAATACTATCGATCAATCACTTGACAGGAGAAACCTAACCAAGACAAAAATTTGCAGTGCCTTGGGATCCTCAACTAATTTGGGACTATACTTAGcctaatcaatcaagcaatcaattaaTGGTGTGCACTATGAAAGAGGTCGAGCAATTGCAATACTACACAGGCTAGATCAATCAATAATAACGCACCTTGGTACGGTCGCACCCGAACCTCATCGACAATGCAGATGTCAGAGTTGAGCCTGTAGGTAAGGCTCTCCGgcgcctcggggtcgtccgccccgccgctCGACCAATAGGACGGGCGGAAATTGATTATCTCCTCCTCGTCGAGGGTGTTCTCCATGGTCTCAATTGGGAAGTCGTCGGTGCTTGAGGCGCCGATACAGTGCAAGATGCATTCCGCGGAGGGCTCGCCGGAGTCGGAGACGTAGGCGCCGGCGAGGTTGGAGTATATCCTGTAGTCCCTCTCGTGGCCTGACTCGGGGGAGGCGGTTGAAGGCGGCGATCTGGTCACCTCTGCCGCCGCGGCGACGGTGGCGACCTCGGGGCACAGCCGCAGGCAAAGGCTCTTGCTCAAGCCGCTCTCGACCACTGCGTAGAGGAGGGGAAATCAGGGCACTGCGATGGTATATATTAGAATCGACAGCCATCGGAGAGGAGGGCGAGAATTGCTCACCGCATCTGCGCCAGGTTCTGGAGACAGCGGCGGCGCGGACAAGGTCGGCGGGGTGGTCAAGGCGGCCGAAGACGCATGCTGAGACGTCAGGGCCGATCCACTCCAGCAGGTCCGCGCTGCAGCACTCCTCCGCCATGGCGGTTCCTTTCTTCCTCGGGGAAGAAGCGATGGAGAAGTACAACAAGTTTTTGAGAAAGAGAAGAAGGTGGGGACGATAAGGGGgtctttttttttctatttattagaTTCCTTTTTTACTATTACTAGTAAAAAACGATTTGGTAGATGTCTTATCCGTTTACTTCACCTTCATCTTTGGAATCGCCAGCAAGCAAAACTCTTTTCAAATCCCCACCACCCCTGCAGGCTGTAATCCAATCTCGTCCAATCTTGCTACTCCCTACTTGTCAATCTTTGTCAGGTTAGGTTAAATTTTTTTCTCAAATATGCATGAGTGTGcatatcatatactccctccgttcggatttAGATGTCGCGACTACTTTTTTGCGAAAACGCCCTCCATCTATTTCCGACCGAACCNNNNNNNNNNNNNNNNNNNNNNNNNNNNNNNNNNNNNNNNNNNNNNNNNNNNNNNNNNNNNNNNNNNNNNNNNNNNNNNNNNNNNNNNNNNNNNNNNNNNNNNNNNNNNNNNNNNNNNNNNNNNNNNNNNNNNNNNNNNNNNNNNNNNNNNNNNNNNNNNNNNNNNNNNNNNNNNNNNNNNNNNNNCACCACCACGGATTCCGCGCTCTCCTCCCCCACCTTAGGTGGCCTCGCCGCGCTCCTCTCCTCCTTCCCGCGGCGAACTTCCAAAAAGCTTGGACTTTTGAGTTCAAGACGGCGACAGATTCCGTCGATGCGAGGCCGAAGGCGCCAGATCCAGACCACTACCAACACGACGCCGGCAGCAACCTTCCCACAAGCAGCGGCCATGGTGTACTCGGCCTCCCTGCAAAGCTTCCTCCCGCCCTCGGCCCACGCGGCGACGTCGTCGTTCCAGCACCGGCCCAACCGTGCCCGCCCCTTCCAGTGCGCGGCCGTTTCCGCCCCGTCGTCTTCGGCCGCCTCGCCGTCGGCCTCGGCCGTCCCGGCGGAGCGGGTGGAGCAGCGCTGCAGCGGGAGGGCAGGTACTGGATGCTCAAGGAGAAGTACCGCACCAGCCTCACAAGCTCACCAAGCTGCCCATGGAGCGGACGCCGACAAGCTCACCAAGGAGGACGTCGACGTGCGGCTCGGCCTCTTCCACCGCCGCAAGCAGCAGTGTATGCCCCTGCTCTGTCAAGGTATAGTCTGAATTCTGAAAAAAAATTCAACTCTGAATTTTTATCTTGTGGCACCATAAGAGATACTCTGAATTTTGATGTCTGTGCCTGAAATTTGAAAATACAACACGGTTAAAGGAAGATTGTGTCCTCAAAGAACCTCCTCTTCCTTTATTAAGCAAAATTACAGGAGGGGCTGAATGACTAGGCTGCGAATCCTAAGCAGGTGTGTATCTATCTTGTTTCTCTCTAGTGCTACCTTCAGATTGAAGGATCATGTGTACCACCAGTATTCCGTGTAATATTAATACCCAAAGGAATGCACTTCTGAATTTGTACCGTACTTTGGTTGGTATCCTCTGCAAATACCCAAAGGAGTAGCAAAAAGGAACATACGTACTGTGTGCTTGCCAGAATGATGATACAGAGACCAAATTGCAACAAAAAGTAATCCTTCAGAGAGTAACACAGTGAAACCAGAGAACCTATTGGTCTAAGACCGTTGTAAAAGAAGAGATCAATCTGCAGCTCCAAACAGTGAATTCGTTTGACAGATTTTACAACTTCAGAGAGTGATATTTTTTTCCCTGTTTCCACAATTACCTCCACAACTCAGACTAAACCCCGCTTCTTGTTTAGGGATCAGGGATGCGTTGAAGGTTAGGAGCCTGATGAACGAGCTGACTGCAGCCAAGACTGAGCTGAAACAATCAAGGGAGGTGATCAGCAACAGTAAGAAGGCTCTGCTAGACAATGCCCTGAGCCAGCTCGACGCGTTCAAGAATCTAAGCAATCCAGCAATTAAGTAATTAAGCAATCCAGCAATCACTCACTCAGTGCCCTGATCTTTCAAGTATTAAGAAATCCAGCAATTAAGTAATTCAGCTTTACAATCAAGTTCTCTGTAATTCAGCAGCAGCGGCAACAGAGGCGGGGCGGGGAATACCAGCAGCAACAGAGGTGAGAGCGGGCGCGACCTTCGGAGGAGGGCCAGCACGGAGAGGAAGACCCTGGGCTAGGAGGAGAGGTTGAGCAGGGCCAACGCGGCGATGAAGACCCTGGGCCAGAGCGGCGAGGAAGACCCAGCGCCGCGACGGCGTCCAAAATTGTCCGCGGCGACGGCGGCCAAGGCGGACCAAATCAAGGACCTAGTCGTCGATTTACTGCTTCTTGGCACGATTCAGAGGGAGGTGACGAAGAGGAAGAACTTTAGGAGCAATCCCGCTGCTCAGGTAGGCGAGGGCACACCCATGGCGGCTGCGCAGCTGGGCGGCGGTGCAAGGCGCCTCCGTGGAGGTCCTGCGCGTCTCCTCCGCGACCACGCAAGTCGTCTCCTGCACAGGCGGCTGGGTCTTGCGACGCGCGGAGACTCTCTCTGGGTGCTGAGGAGAACGGGGGAGGAAGACGGGGGATGGTGGCCGGAGCTGGCGACGCGCGAGCGACGGTGGAGAAGTGAGGAAGGAGACGGGGGCGTTTTTTCAAACGATTCAAAAGTATAAGGACATGTTTGCAAAATGCATAATGTACAGCAGCCGCGACATCTAAatccgaacgaagggagtattaaAGAAGGAAATGCATAGAAAACCTCCACCGGCCAGGTTGGGTTaatttttcattaaaaaaaataCAGATACTCACATAGACGCATCATTCATATGTACGCACACCCTATCCATAGCATCTTCATAGATAGAGTTGGCGTGTTATGAGATTGATGAAGTCATCATAGTCGACTCTTTATTGACGAAATGAACGTTGTAGAATTTTGGGTTAAATTTTCTAACCCGGCAGTCCTCATTATTCAAATCTTGCAATGTTGGATGATCCGTTGTGTTAGTTATATATTTTTATCCTCCGCCTCTCAACCCGATGCTCAATCCCTATCGTCGTGCTCGCTCACAATCGCCACACCTAGAAAACTACATAAGAGGAATGCGGTGCAGATAATATACTTCTATGTTGCTTTTTCAGTCACACACAAGTCATGCAGCCTCGCTTATTTCATTTTGATAGAATTGCACGACGtcctcaacacgatggcctcatgTTGAGCTCACTTTCTCTAGTCAGGACTACAAGCATCCTCATGACAAAGGCAGTTGCTCATCGTGCTCTGCCTCGTCTCTTTTTtcgaaaaactttcaatctattcatataTGTCTATAGACCACCTaatgacgactacaagcactagaaCGAGCCGAAGGCCCACCGTCGTCATCGCCCCTTCCTTACCGGAGTCgggcaaaacttgtttaagtaaACAGTCGAGAAttcgtcgtgctaagaccccaaGGACCAGCGCACCGGAAAAGCAACCACCATCGATGAAAAGAAACGTAAATCGAAAGGATTCAACATGTAGACACATGAACGCAGACAAACGAGACCAAATCCATGCACATCCATCAGAAACAAACACCGATCTAATCCCATGAGATCCGTCGGAGACACACTTTCACGCGCCCTCCGACGGAGACACACCGCCGGGGTgagggctaggcggggagaaccttattccttgTTTATGGAGCCACCGCCGCCTCGCTTTCTTGAGCAGGACAGAAACCCCATATGGTTCGACACTTATTGACCTTCTTCACCCCTTCACGTTATTCTCAAATGAAAGTATGTACATCCAGTACTTGTAATGAAACGTATATATGATATAACAATTATGGATTCCAAAATGAAAATAGTATATTTCCTCTTTCATGATGTTTGAATTCATATCCTTGGAAGGTGTATTTTTTCTACTACAACATGCAAGTGTTGCACTTCCAATCGTGCCAAATAGAAATGTATTTTTTTAGGGTTACTTTGGTAAATTTTATGATATGTCTTATTTGCTCTGAAAAaacatgattcataatctagagtttTAAATGTGGATGTGTACTTAATCTTCATGGACTGCTACTTGACCTGTTGTAATAAGGTGGTCCTACTTTTTGCACAATTCTGTATTTATCGTGGATTTAACACAGCAGATGACCTTGGGAAAGGACTTAGCTGTGGAGTCATCGCAACATAGTTAGCTCGAAGAGGTTGAACGAGACAAATGACATAGAGGTTtaaccaggttcggcccctcaccacGAGATAAAAGTCTACGTCCTATTTCTAGTTGTATTGCTTGTGTTTCTATTACAAGGGAGCGATCACGCTTGACATAGCTATCGATCAATTGTTTCTTAGTCTTAACCCGCCGCAGGGTCtcacccttatatacacaggtcgagacCATGAGGCTTACAAGAGTCCAGGTCGGATCGCACAACGTGACCAACCTGATTTCTAAGTCGCCTTGCCTTGCAGGACAAGTCGCCATCGTGGCGGCTCACACCTTCCAGGTCTTGGTAGatctccgggtcttgggccttcaacaaGCCCACCTTGTAAGCCGCCACCAATCTTCACATCCCATCTTGGTTCTACCTGGGCCTTCTTCATGTAGAGTCGCCAACGGtgtgacccgacccctcctgggtgggtcatacctcggggttatatccccaacattaggccccggattgatttgaacttgttcatgtcaatcttcacttCTCCAAATTGGCGATTCTTCCTTTCAAATATTAAACAAATCGTATAACCCTCTGTGTTGTCATGTAAACTAAATATAGAGAAAACCCATGACATCGCAACGGATATTTTCGCATTAACTGGTCGTCCGAGAATCAAGGCGCCTCCAACGTTTAGATAATCATGACATCTCCTCGATTCCTGCACCTACCATTTCACTATTTCAccttttcccttataaataggctcgaGGGGGTTCCTTTTCACTTTTACCCCCTCCCacttccacttcgtcttcctcctcgcgacctccGCCGCCagagcttgatacgtccattttgcatcatgtttacctactgttatttatgttgttttattgtataataatgctttttggagtaattctaatgccttttatctcataatatgcaaggtatacacaaagggggagaattctggcagctggaaatgtggacctgaaaaagctatgtcaggctacttattctacacaactccaaataagctgaaactttacgagaaaattttatggaatatttgagaaatattggagcaaataagtaccagagggggcccaccaggtgggcacaacccacctgggtgcgccagggagcccaggcgcgccctggtgggttgtgctcacccaggcccacctctggtgcccctcttctggtatataagtcattttgacctagaaaaaaattaggagaggactttcgggaccaaacgccgccgtctcaaggcggaatctgggcaggagcacttttgccctccgacggagcgattctgtcgggggaacttccctcccggagggggaaatcatcgtcatcatcatcaccaacaacttttccatcttggggagggctatcttcatcaacatcttcaacatcaccaactcctctcaaaccctagttcatctcttgtgttcaatctttgtgccggaactatagattggtgcttatgggtggctagtagtgttgattacatcttgttgttgattactatatggtttatttggtggaatattatatgttcagatccattatgctatttcatacccctctgatcttgagcatgattatcatttgtgagtagtgacttccgttcttgaggtcacgggagaaatcgtgttgcaagtaatcatgtgaatttgatatgtgttcgatattttgatgatatgtatgttgtgattcccttagtggtgtcatgtcaacatcgactacatgacacttcactatatttgggcctaagggaatgcattgtggagtaattattagatgatgggttgcgagactgacagaagcttaaaccctagtttatgcgctattccgtaagggatcgattggatccaaaagtttaatgctatggttagaatttattcttaatagttttctcatagttgtggatgcttgcgagggggttaatcgtaagtaggaggtttgttcaagtaagaacatcacctaagcaccggtccacccacataccaaattatcaaagtagcgaacacaaatcgagacaacatgatgaaagtgactagatgaaattcccgtttaCCCTCAAGAaccctttgcttatcataagagaccgttttggcctgtcctttgcctcaacaggattgggctaccttgctgcacttttgtactactatcgttacttgctcgttacaaattatcttgctatcaaactactctgctacttacaattttagcacttgcagacattaccttgctgaaaaccacttgtcatttccttctgctccttgttgggttcgacattcttacttaccaaaaaggctacaattgaccccctatacttgtgggtcatcaaggctattttctggcgtcgttgccggggagtgaagcgcttttggtaagtggaaattggtaaggaaacattattactacatgctgaaatttattgtcacttactACTATGAAAAACAATCCTTTAAGGGGTTtgttgtagcgactagacctcaaacggtcaagtctttgtgcatcagtgtcatccctggatcagtaatgctgacacgcacagtactcgaggaattataacaaagtttcaatcacacacttattacatcgagtcctcataaagagtatgattacacaaaatatcatggctaaaggccatctaaactaaataactgcggaagcttctaaGGTAAAtgattccatcaactccaacggcatagctgagtgcaaaacaacgacccatcgcaccttattcatcgtctaagtagtctgcaacatgagacgttgcagccgtgtaggtcagcacattgaatatgctggaagagttacactgtaaagtaatgaaatgcaagaactacatctacatgcaatattaggctggtggaggctgtaagttttatgattttgcataaagctagtttttccgtacaacaaaggaataaatttatttaactacacccatgttgcccattatttgagaaggtaaccccaactcaaatcccaattaaaagtatcatcattaacccaactcaAATTAATTAAAataacatgatgagatcacatcaatagattcaagtactagatactcaagatgtccataaccggggacacggctaaccatgattagcttatacactctgcagaggtttgcgcacttttccccacaagactcgaccacatccatgatcggatgatcgagacatagcctttctgaaacattaactctctactccgagcggaccggtacacctactttcccctacatctgctagtccacctcttcaagagctcacgcaacttactcaactatgccagagcccataatggcttgtggctgcacacggaagtttctagcatgaataatcttatgatccctttgagcctgggtggcaaaccataggaagaATCACACAGGTACTCCAAGATTTTCCAAAATAGGCATCACTAGGTTCCCCAGGTTcctgcaaccaatccacccagatgtatattaaagttgccaccttaatgttatccatgattaaataactctcaaacttccatgtgtgaatcacgatccaatccctatCTACGagaatggctaagcaataataagcataacgtatattcccggg is drawn from Triticum dicoccoides isolate Atlit2015 ecotype Zavitan chromosome 6B, WEW_v2.0, whole genome shotgun sequence and contains these coding sequences:
- the LOC119324359 gene encoding F-box protein At4g00755-like, which produces MAEECCSADLLEWIGPDVSACVFGRLDHPADLVRAAAVSRTWRRCVVESGLSKSLCLRLCPEVATVAAAAEVTRSPPSTASPESGHERDYRIYSNLAGAYVSDSGEPSAECILHCIGASSTDDFPIETMENTLDEEEIINFRPSYWSSGGADDPEAPESLTYRLNSDICIVDEVRVRPYQAFFQDGDPIYSSKMVRFRMGHYKLPRGSETFVMDDYENKMVNTDEKYMWTYTSPEFPMLQKNELQSFKLPRPVLCIGGAVMIELLGRVQKQEADDMYYICVCHAEVMGRSLSPLFMVDISDPEGYSILKYLPGAKDLSIDDFLQDDTKDSPEWHYLVDRYRQMNHRAVVVSALLEPVHYMHDVGGISDDDHEDDVGGISDDDYLE
- the LOC119320276 gene encoding uncharacterized protein LOC119320276 → MRGRRRQIQTTTNTTPAATFPQAAAMVYSASLQSFLPPSAHAATSSFQHRPNRARPFQCAAVSAPSSSAASPSASAVPAERVEQRCSGRAGTGCSRRSTAPASQAHQAAHGADADKLTKEDVDVRLGLFHRRKQQCMPLLCQGIRDALKVRSLMNELTAAKTELKQSREVISNSKKALLDNALSQLDAFKNLSNPAINSSGNRGGAGNTSSNRGESGRDLRRRASTERKTLG